Proteins encoded by one window of Streptomyces sp. ALI-76-A:
- a CDS encoding SagB family peptide dehydrogenase → MLQPARIDDHDHPEAITTLWSLREDVRVETAEDGDAVELHGRWSDLRVRHPEPGLVETLRRMSLGPVSLDNVTPGDADGTRGSWQRALLRLQDLVVRSIAFADSGQVLLSAVPLAHAARFAPEPPPENIPLKLSRFAVLRRDGDLFQLESPLSLHRVLLHRPEAQWVVAALGRPVSAAKAGDGIPLAGAVVREILGYLIGTGMVLVAQNSDGDFDEDQDPALRTWSAHDMLFHTRSVMGRDDGDYGATFAHAAHVKPQPAVKSPPRGPVVRLPRPELDELLGRDPSFTSVLEGRRSVREYGASGLSLRTLGEFLYRTARVRSTGTAGEGETAYPASDRPYPSGGAAYDLELYLTVRDCPELPAGIHYYDPRDHCLVLVNEDPAAAGELSAGAMAAAALSGPPPVLITLTSRFQRLSWKYSGLAYALVLKHVGALIQTFYLVGSAMGLAGCAVCSEDITVGAGALGLDWRSESPVGSFVIGSPPAERERCRAHHLGDRLPANGADWPERSAVR, encoded by the coding sequence GTGTTGCAGCCAGCCCGCATCGACGACCACGACCATCCGGAGGCGATCACCACGCTGTGGTCCCTGCGTGAGGACGTCCGCGTCGAAACGGCCGAGGACGGCGACGCGGTCGAGCTCCACGGCCGCTGGTCGGACCTGCGGGTACGCCATCCCGAACCGGGCCTCGTGGAGACCCTGCGCCGGATGAGCCTCGGGCCGGTCAGCCTGGACAACGTCACCCCGGGCGACGCCGACGGCACCCGGGGGTCCTGGCAGCGCGCGCTGCTGCGGCTCCAGGACCTGGTCGTGCGGTCGATCGCGTTCGCGGACAGCGGGCAGGTCCTGCTGTCCGCCGTCCCGCTCGCGCACGCCGCCCGCTTCGCCCCCGAACCCCCGCCGGAGAACATCCCGTTGAAGCTGTCCCGGTTCGCGGTGCTGCGCCGCGACGGCGACCTGTTCCAGCTGGAGTCGCCGCTGTCGCTGCACCGGGTGCTGCTGCACCGGCCCGAGGCCCAGTGGGTGGTCGCGGCCCTCGGCCGGCCCGTCTCCGCGGCCAAGGCGGGCGACGGCATCCCGCTGGCCGGGGCGGTGGTGCGGGAGATCCTCGGCTACCTCATCGGCACCGGCATGGTGCTGGTGGCACAGAACTCCGACGGGGACTTCGACGAGGACCAGGACCCCGCGCTGCGCACGTGGTCCGCCCACGACATGCTCTTCCACACCCGTTCCGTCATGGGCCGCGACGACGGCGACTACGGCGCGACCTTCGCGCACGCCGCGCACGTCAAACCGCAGCCCGCCGTCAAGTCCCCGCCGCGCGGCCCGGTCGTCCGGCTGCCACGCCCCGAACTGGACGAACTCCTGGGCCGGGACCCGTCGTTCACCAGTGTCCTGGAGGGACGGCGTTCGGTGCGCGAGTACGGCGCGTCCGGTCTGAGCCTGCGCACCCTCGGCGAGTTCCTCTACCGGACGGCCCGGGTCCGCTCGACCGGCACGGCCGGCGAGGGCGAGACCGCCTACCCGGCCAGCGACCGTCCGTACCCGAGCGGCGGCGCCGCCTACGACCTGGAGCTCTACCTCACCGTCCGGGACTGTCCCGAACTGCCCGCCGGCATCCACTACTACGACCCCCGGGACCACTGCCTGGTGCTGGTCAACGAGGATCCGGCGGCGGCGGGCGAACTGTCCGCGGGTGCCATGGCGGCCGCCGCGCTGTCCGGGCCGCCGCCCGTGCTGATCACCCTGACCTCGCGTTTCCAGCGGCTGTCGTGGAAGTACAGCGGGCTGGCGTACGCGCTGGTGCTCAAGCACGTGGGGGCGCTGATCCAGACGTTCTATCTGGTGGGGTCGGCGATGGGACTGGCCGGCTGCGCGGTGTGCAGCGAGGACATCACGGTGGGCGCCGGGGCGCTGGGG
- a CDS encoding acyl-CoA carboxylase subunit beta, with product MEPAQLTDGSGRLAELRDVKQQALAGPDPRATERQHARGKLTARERIELLLDDGSFTEIEGLRRHRATGFGLEAKRPYSDGVITGWGTVHGRTVFVYAHDFRIFGGALGEAHAQKIHKVMDLAASAGAPLVSLNDGAGARIQEGVTALAGYGGIFSRNTRSSGVIPQISVMLGPCAGGAAYSPALTDYVFMVRETSQMFITGPDVVRAVTGEEITQNGLGGADTHASISGVAHFVYDDEASCLEEVRYLLSLLPQNNRELPPLEPGDDPDDRVCEALLDLVPEDPSRPYDIRKVIEEITDHGEHFEVQAAWAGSVVCTLARLGGQVVGVVGNQPQAQAGVLDIHSSEKAARFVQTCDAFNIPLVTLLDVPGFLPGVDQEHGGIIRHGAKLLYAYCNATVPRIQVILRKAYGGAYIVMDSRSIGSDLSFAWPTNEIAVMGAEGAANVVFRREIAAADDPEAERARLIASYKDELMHPYYAAERGLVDDVIDPRDTRRLLITSLRMLRAKHAEVPARKHGNPPM from the coding sequence GTGGAGCCCGCCCAGTTGACCGACGGCAGCGGACGGCTGGCCGAGCTGCGGGACGTGAAGCAGCAGGCGCTGGCCGGTCCCGACCCCAGGGCGACCGAGCGGCAGCACGCCCGCGGCAAACTGACCGCGCGCGAGCGCATCGAACTGCTGCTGGACGACGGCTCGTTCACCGAGATCGAGGGGCTGCGCCGGCACCGCGCCACCGGCTTCGGCCTGGAGGCGAAGAGGCCGTACTCGGACGGTGTGATCACCGGCTGGGGCACGGTCCACGGCCGTACCGTCTTCGTCTACGCCCATGACTTCCGCATCTTCGGCGGCGCGCTCGGCGAGGCGCACGCCCAGAAGATCCACAAGGTGATGGATCTCGCCGCCTCCGCCGGTGCCCCGCTGGTCAGCCTCAACGACGGGGCGGGCGCCCGGATCCAGGAGGGGGTGACGGCGCTGGCCGGGTACGGCGGAATCTTCAGCCGCAACACCCGTTCCTCCGGGGTGATCCCGCAGATCAGCGTGATGCTCGGCCCGTGCGCGGGCGGGGCGGCCTACTCCCCCGCCCTGACGGACTACGTGTTCATGGTCCGGGAGACCTCGCAGATGTTCATCACCGGCCCGGACGTGGTGCGGGCGGTGACCGGCGAGGAGATCACCCAGAACGGGCTCGGCGGCGCCGACACCCACGCGTCGATCTCCGGGGTGGCGCACTTCGTGTACGACGACGAGGCCTCGTGTCTCGAGGAGGTGCGCTACCTGCTGTCGCTGCTGCCGCAGAACAACCGCGAGCTGCCGCCGCTGGAACCGGGCGACGACCCCGACGACCGGGTCTGCGAGGCGCTGCTCGACCTGGTCCCCGAGGACCCCTCCCGTCCGTACGACATCCGGAAGGTGATCGAGGAGATCACCGACCACGGCGAGCACTTCGAGGTGCAGGCCGCGTGGGCCGGCAGTGTGGTGTGCACGCTGGCCCGGCTCGGCGGGCAGGTCGTCGGCGTCGTCGGCAACCAGCCGCAGGCGCAGGCCGGGGTGCTGGACATCCACTCCTCGGAGAAGGCCGCGCGGTTCGTGCAGACCTGCGACGCCTTCAACATCCCGCTGGTGACGCTGCTGGACGTGCCGGGCTTCCTGCCCGGGGTCGACCAGGAGCACGGCGGGATCATCCGGCACGGCGCCAAGCTGCTGTACGCGTACTGCAACGCCACGGTGCCGCGGATCCAGGTGATCCTGCGCAAGGCGTACGGCGGCGCGTACATCGTGATGGACTCCCGGTCGATCGGCTCGGACCTGTCGTTCGCGTGGCCCACCAACGAGATCGCGGTGATGGGCGCGGAGGGCGCGGCCAACGTCGTCTTCCGGCGGGAGATAGCCGCCGCGGACGATCCGGAGGCCGAGCGGGCCCGGCTGATCGCGTCCTACAAGGACGAGCTGATGCACCCGTACTACGCGGCCGAACGCGGCCTGGTGGACGACGTGATCGACCCCCGGGACACCCGGCGCCTGCTGATCACCTCGCTGCGGATGCTCCGCGCGAAGCACGCCGAGGTT
- a CDS encoding SCP2 sterol-binding domain-containing protein, with translation MVAADLRNEAERSLDQLFEWCCAGARARPPGRPGLFRFDVETPTGTRTRYVTCTDEGTAVVRAAPFPPNSTVTVSQDVLTLLALGELRGALAFATDRLRIEGDVFLAMTWIDQLRKGSQ, from the coding sequence ATGGTGGCCGCGGATCTGAGAAACGAGGCGGAGCGGTCTCTCGACCAGCTCTTCGAGTGGTGCTGCGCGGGCGCACGGGCCCGGCCGCCCGGCCGGCCCGGCCTGTTCCGGTTCGACGTGGAGACCCCGACCGGTACTCGCACCCGCTATGTGACCTGCACGGACGAGGGCACCGCGGTCGTCCGGGCGGCCCCGTTCCCGCCCAACTCCACCGTGACGGTGAGCCAGGACGTGCTGACCCTGCTCGCGCTCGGGGAACTGCGCGGCGCGCTCGCCTTCGCCACGGACCGGCTGCGCATCGAGGGGGACGTCTTCCTCGCGATGACCTGGATCGACCAGTTGAGAAAGGGGTCCCAGTGA
- a CDS encoding TOMM precursor leader peptide-binding protein, which translates to MNRALIGFRRHLRAEVVPDDATYLISEHGITALRAPHLEAVVPLLDGSRDLPALLRDSPEPLPAERLTALLAQLADAGFIEYREHHCSEPANHSAEAYWELAGLEGRRTRLRTASTGVQLRTVGDFDTAHAVRALSASGLAVTTEPAPGTALTVVVCDDYLAPELAAIDAEHRASGRPWLLAKPSGATIWVGPVFRPGAGACWSCLAHPVRLHRGVESQVGAALGRTGPVPGPAAGIPCTLGAGLHLAAIEAAKWLAGHHSGQDRVLTFDTLTLGSRHHVVRRRPQCPDCGDPGRSAERALVPVVPRSRPKAPGGGGGHRSRSAQQMLDTYGHLVSPVTGVVADITRVEGGPAFLNSFSSGPNPVSGATGLTGLLGGLRQVNGGKGVTALDAEVSALCEAVERYSGCLHGDEYRIRARYRDLDGLAVHPDTCQLYSEEQYAGRETWNAAHSGFHHVPERFDEDAEVDWTPVWSLTGRRHRLLPTALLYFSTAAEQRAPVAGRRFAHADSNGNAAGSSLEDAVLQGFLELVERDAVALWWYNRTPRPALDLRTGADLWTEELIEVHREMRREVWALDLTSDFGIPVFAALSRRTDKEAEDIVFGFGAHLDARIALRRALTEVNQLLPAAVDARDDGSGYTLTDPELLHWWRGATTRNQPYLRPSPEVPSTLADFAFPTGADLRDDLTTVTEAVRARGLDLLVLDQTRPDVGLPVVKVLVPGLRSFWTRFAPGRLYDVPVALGRLPEPLARTELNPVPLFV; encoded by the coding sequence ATGAACAGAGCGTTGATAGGGTTCCGGCGCCACCTCCGTGCGGAGGTGGTGCCGGACGACGCGACCTACCTGATTTCCGAACACGGAATCACCGCCCTCAGGGCACCCCATCTGGAAGCGGTCGTCCCGCTCCTCGACGGCAGCCGTGACCTGCCCGCACTGCTGCGGGACAGCCCGGAACCGCTGCCCGCCGAGCGGCTCACCGCCCTTCTCGCCCAGCTCGCCGACGCCGGCTTCATCGAGTACCGGGAGCACCACTGCTCCGAGCCGGCCAACCACAGCGCCGAGGCCTACTGGGAACTCGCCGGTCTCGAAGGACGCCGGACCCGGCTGAGAACCGCGTCCACCGGCGTGCAACTGCGCACCGTCGGCGACTTCGACACCGCCCACGCCGTCCGCGCGCTCAGCGCCTCGGGACTCGCCGTCACGACGGAGCCCGCGCCCGGCACCGCCCTCACCGTCGTCGTCTGCGACGACTACCTCGCACCCGAACTCGCCGCGATCGACGCCGAACACCGGGCGAGCGGCCGCCCGTGGCTGCTGGCCAAGCCCAGCGGCGCCACCATCTGGGTCGGCCCCGTCTTCCGGCCCGGCGCCGGAGCCTGCTGGTCCTGCCTGGCCCATCCGGTACGCCTGCACCGCGGCGTCGAGTCCCAGGTAGGCGCCGCCCTCGGCCGCACCGGCCCGGTGCCCGGCCCCGCCGCCGGCATCCCCTGCACCCTGGGCGCAGGTCTGCACCTCGCGGCGATCGAGGCCGCCAAATGGCTGGCCGGCCACCACTCCGGCCAGGACCGGGTGCTCACCTTCGACACCCTGACTCTGGGCTCCCGCCACCACGTGGTGCGCCGCCGCCCGCAGTGCCCCGACTGCGGCGACCCCGGCCGCAGCGCCGAACGCGCCCTGGTGCCCGTCGTCCCGCGGTCCCGGCCCAAGGCACCGGGCGGCGGTGGAGGCCACCGCTCCCGCTCGGCGCAGCAGATGCTGGACACCTACGGCCACCTCGTCAGCCCGGTCACCGGTGTGGTCGCCGACATCACCCGGGTCGAGGGCGGGCCGGCGTTCCTCAACAGCTTCAGCTCCGGCCCGAACCCGGTCTCCGGCGCCACCGGCCTCACCGGGCTGCTGGGCGGCCTGCGCCAGGTCAACGGCGGCAAGGGGGTCACCGCCCTGGACGCCGAGGTCAGCGCGCTGTGCGAGGCGGTCGAGCGCTACTCCGGCTGTCTGCACGGCGACGAGTACCGGATCCGGGCCCGCTACCGCGACCTCGACGGCCTCGCCGTGCACCCGGACACCTGCCAGCTGTACTCCGAGGAGCAGTACGCCGGCCGTGAGACGTGGAACGCCGCCCACTCCGGGTTCCACCACGTCCCCGAACGCTTCGACGAGGACGCCGAGGTCGACTGGACGCCGGTCTGGTCGCTCACCGGACGGCGCCACCGGCTGCTGCCCACCGCCCTGCTGTACTTCTCCACCGCCGCCGAACAGCGGGCCCCCGTCGCGGGCCGCCGGTTCGCGCACGCCGACTCCAACGGCAACGCCGCCGGAAGCAGCCTGGAGGACGCCGTCCTCCAGGGCTTCCTGGAACTCGTCGAACGCGACGCGGTGGCCCTGTGGTGGTACAACCGCACCCCCCGGCCCGCCCTCGACCTGCGCACCGGCGCCGACCTGTGGACCGAGGAGCTGATCGAGGTGCACCGGGAGATGCGCCGCGAGGTGTGGGCGCTCGACCTCACCTCCGACTTCGGCATCCCGGTCTTCGCCGCGCTGTCCCGCCGTACCGACAAGGAGGCCGAGGACATCGTCTTCGGCTTCGGCGCCCACCTCGACGCGAGGATCGCCCTGCGCCGCGCCCTGACCGAGGTCAACCAGCTGCTCCCGGCGGCGGTCGACGCCCGGGACGACGGCAGCGGCTACACCCTGACCGACCCCGAACTGCTGCACTGGTGGCGGGGCGCGACCACCCGCAACCAGCCCTACCTCCGGCCCTCCCCGGAGGTCCCCAGCACCCTCGCCGACTTCGCCTTCCCCACGGGCGCCGATCTGCGGGACGACCTCACCACCGTCACCGAGGCGGTCCGCGCCCGCGGACTGGACCTGCTCGTCCTCGACCAGACCCGCCCCGACGTCGGCCTGCCCGTCGTCAAGGTCCTGGTCCCCGGACTGCGCTCGTTCTGGACCCGGTTCGCCCCCGGCAGGCTCTACGACGTCCCCGTCGCCCTGGGCCGGCTGCCGGAGCCCCTCGCCCGCACCGAGCTGAATCCCGTGCCGCTGTTCGTGTGA